A DNA window from Pogona vitticeps strain Pit_001003342236 chromosome 2, PviZW2.1, whole genome shotgun sequence contains the following coding sequences:
- the LOC140704873 gene encoding uncharacterized protein LOC140704873 encodes MKGSPSREHYFPPTYDPPSILHPHTHTLSLANTLLASLSSFNHAPKNRATSTRGGAVAKTAAAKKRFLAKPEKEGSEKKIYPLGEQTTPARSLTTSRPPARRPVLPSFPASLPPRSSVHRFKTLSDATASKLPKTARALPLFGGGGGRGCRGGKKARRKKANSYRAFFPAPPTRISSPHGRRRRRLSPAPAVWFPLKAAPSCPRRESEREREREGGSDGARKACRCRRSLPPERSISPKSLKEGPPPALKWGEGGRERRRGRLNFACLRRQQRRGKGRTGGVKLGGGEPGRGTAFPFSVPPFLDEKKRGGWLPRWGEGGVEGGREAETVVHTQYAARPISIAPLPGRGKAEIWRTFFFLSRFPFTDHPPALFPHPERNRRQRKTSVSTALAFPHCNAATHPQ; translated from the exons ATGAAGGGGAGCCCAAG ccGCGAACACTACTTCCCCCCCACCTACGACCCCCCCTCAATCttgcacccccacacacacaccctctcgcTGGCTAACACCCTCCTGGcctccctttcctctttcaaTCATGCACCAAAGAACAGGGCAACCTCCACCCGGGGAGGAGCCGTGgcgaaaacagcagcagcaaaaaagcgCTTCCTCGCAAAACCCGAAAAGGAagggagtgaaaaaaaaatataccCGCTTGGCGAGCAAACAACCCCCGCGCGTTCCCTAACGACCTCCCGCCCTCCCGCCCGCCGGCCggtccttccctccttccctgcctcgcTCCCTCCCCGGAGTTCTGTTCACCGCTTCAAGACCCTCTCCGATGCCACCGCCTCCAAGCTTCCGAAAACCGCGCGGGCCCTTCCCCTTTTCGGCGGCGGCGGAGGGCGGGGGTGTAGGGGGGGGAAGAAGGCGAGGAGAAAGAAAGCGAATTCCTACCGAGCCTTCTTCCCCGCTCCCCCAACACGCATTTCCTCCCCTcacggccgccgccgccgccgcctctcccccgcccccgccgtGTGGTTTCCTTTGAAAGCAGCCCCGTCCTGTCCCCGCAGAGAGagcgagagggagagggagagggagggagggagcgatgGGGCTCGGAAGGCTTGTCGCTGCCGCCGCTCCTTGCCACCGGAGCGATCTATCTCTCCGAAGAGTCTTAAGGAAGGTCCCCCCCCCGCTTTGAAGTGGggcgagggggggagagaaaggcggAGAGGACGGCTTAATTTCGCTTGTCTTCGAAGGCAACAGCGCAGGGGGAAGGGACGGACGGGGGGGGTGAAACTGGGTGGGGGAGAGCCAGGGAGAGGAACAGCTTTTCCTTTCTCGGTACCGCCTTTCCTGGACGAGAAGAAACGGGGAGGGTGGTTACCACGATGGGGTGAGGGgggagtggagggagggagggaggcagagacggTGGTGCATACACAATATGCAGCCAGACCGATTTCGATCGCTCCGCTTCCCGGGCGTGGTAAGGCAGAAATATGGCggacctttttttttctctcccgcTTTCCTTTCACAGACCACCCGCCCGCCCTCTTTCCCCACCCGGAGCGAAATCGCCGGCAAAGGAAAACCTCCGTATCCACTGCGCTGGCTTTTCCACACTGCAACGCAGCCACGCACCCGCAATAA